One window of Pseudomonas urmiensis genomic DNA carries:
- a CDS encoding FAD-dependent monooxygenase, with the protein MRGRQKIAIVGAGLGGAAAATLLQQAGFEVDVYEQAPEFTRLGAGIHIGPNVMKIFRRMGLEQKLELMSSHPDFWFSRDGVSGDYLSRIPLGEFARREYGASYITIHRGDLHALQIDAIKPGTVHFGKRLEKIVDEGDQVRLDFADGTHTVADIVIGADGIHSKIREELLGVEAPIYSGWVAHRALIRGEHLAQHADVFEDCVKWWTEDRHMMVYYTTGKRDEYYFVTGVPHEAWDFQGPFVDSSQEEMRAAFDGYHPTVQKLIGATESITKWPLRNRNPLPLWSRGRLVLLGDACHPMKPHMAQGACMAIEDAAMLTRCLQETGLSDHRNAFALYEANRKERASRVQSVSNANTFLYTQEDPAWVYGYDLYAQELKSGEAA; encoded by the coding sequence ATGCGGGGCAGGCAGAAAATCGCAATCGTCGGAGCAGGTCTGGGTGGCGCGGCTGCCGCCACGTTGCTGCAGCAGGCTGGTTTTGAGGTCGACGTGTACGAGCAGGCGCCGGAATTCACCCGCCTGGGCGCGGGCATTCATATCGGCCCTAACGTGATGAAGATCTTCCGCCGCATGGGGCTGGAGCAAAAGCTGGAGCTGATGAGCTCACATCCGGATTTCTGGTTCAGCCGCGACGGCGTCAGCGGTGACTACCTGTCGCGCATCCCGCTCGGCGAGTTCGCCCGCCGCGAGTACGGCGCCTCGTACATCACCATCCACCGCGGCGACCTGCACGCCCTGCAGATCGATGCGATCAAGCCGGGCACCGTGCACTTCGGCAAGCGCCTGGAAAAGATTGTCGACGAGGGTGACCAGGTACGCCTGGACTTCGCCGACGGCACCCACACCGTGGCCGACATCGTCATCGGCGCCGACGGCATCCACTCGAAGATCCGCGAAGAGCTGCTGGGCGTCGAAGCGCCGATCTACAGCGGCTGGGTCGCCCACCGCGCATTGATTCGCGGCGAGCACCTGGCGCAGCACGCCGATGTGTTCGAGGACTGCGTGAAATGGTGGACCGAAGATCGCCACATGATGGTCTATTACACCACCGGCAAGCGCGACGAGTACTACTTCGTCACCGGCGTACCGCACGAAGCCTGGGACTTCCAGGGCCCATTCGTCGACAGCAGCCAGGAAGAAATGCGCGCGGCCTTCGACGGCTACCACCCCACCGTGCAGAAGCTGATCGGCGCCACCGAGTCGATTACCAAATGGCCGCTGCGCAACCGCAACCCACTGCCGCTGTGGAGCCGTGGTCGCCTGGTACTGCTGGGCGACGCCTGCCACCCGATGAAGCCACACATGGCGCAGGGTGCCTGCATGGCGATCGAAGACGCGGCGATGCTCACCCGCTGCCTGCAAGAAACCGGGCTGTCCGACCACCGCAACGCCTTCGCCCTGTATGAAGCCAACCGCAAGGAGCGTGCCTCCCGAGTGCAGTCGGTATCCAACGCCAACACCTTCCTCTACACCCAGGAAGACCCAGCCTGGGTCTACGGCTACGACCTATACGCCCAAGAACTCAAGAGCGGGGAGGCAGCATGA
- a CDS encoding maleate cis-trans isomerase family protein, producing MTKLYRIGQIVPSSNTTMETEIPAMLLARQAIRPERFTFHSSRMRMKQVKKEELAAMDAESDRCALELSDAKVDVLGYACLVAIMAMGLGYHRQSEKRLQKATADNDALAPVITSAGALVQALHVMKAKRIAIVAPYMKPLTELVVNYIREEGFEVQDWRALEIPDNLAVARHDPANLPGIVAGMNLEGVDVVVLSACVQMQSLPAVAKVEAQTGKPVVTAAIATTYAMLKALDLEPVVPGAGALLSGAY from the coding sequence ATGACCAAGCTGTACCGCATCGGCCAGATCGTGCCGAGCTCGAACACCACCATGGAAACCGAGATCCCGGCGATGCTGCTGGCCCGTCAGGCGATTCGCCCTGAGCGCTTCACCTTCCACTCCAGCCGCATGCGCATGAAACAGGTAAAGAAAGAAGAACTGGCAGCGATGGACGCTGAGTCCGACCGCTGCGCGCTGGAGCTGTCCGACGCCAAGGTCGACGTCCTGGGCTACGCCTGCCTGGTGGCAATCATGGCGATGGGCCTGGGCTATCACCGCCAGTCGGAGAAACGCCTGCAGAAAGCCACCGCCGACAACGACGCGCTAGCACCGGTAATCACCAGTGCCGGGGCGCTGGTGCAAGCCCTGCATGTGATGAAGGCCAAACGCATCGCCATCGTCGCGCCCTACATGAAGCCGCTGACCGAGCTGGTGGTCAACTACATCCGCGAAGAAGGCTTCGAAGTGCAGGATTGGCGCGCGTTGGAGATCCCCGACAACCTCGCCGTGGCCCGCCACGACCCAGCCAACCTGCCCGGCATCGTCGCCGGCATGAACCTTGAAGGCGTCGATGTTGTGGTGCTTTCGGCCTGCGTGCAGATGCAATCGTTGCCGGCGGTGGCCAAGGTCGAGGCACAAACCGGCAAACCGGTGGTCACCGCCGCCATTGCCACCACCTACGCCATGCTCAAGGCATTGGACCTGGAGCCCGTGGTTCCAGGTGCCGGCGCCCTGCTGTCGGGCGCTTACTGA
- a CDS encoding MarR family winged helix-turn-helix transcriptional regulator has translation MSNKTLNATAAPDTAPYDVTEQVGHLLRKAYQRHTAIFQQQACDPQLTSIQFVTLCALRDHGPSSQAELIKATAVDQATIRGIVDRLKARGLIQLSPDPGDRRKVICELTDSGAALLDAMIPCARQISELSMGCLNAAERVAILFLLRKMIDGDEGGAG, from the coding sequence ATGTCGAACAAAACTCTGAACGCTACTGCTGCACCTGATACCGCGCCCTACGACGTTACCGAACAGGTCGGCCACTTGCTGCGCAAGGCCTATCAGCGGCATACGGCGATCTTCCAGCAGCAGGCGTGCGACCCGCAGCTGACCTCGATCCAGTTCGTTACCCTGTGCGCCTTGCGCGATCATGGGCCTAGTTCCCAGGCTGAGTTGATCAAGGCGACTGCGGTGGATCAGGCGACCATCCGGGGCATCGTCGATCGGCTCAAGGCGCGCGGGTTGATTCAGCTGTCGCCTGATCCGGGGGATCGGCGCAAGGTGATTTGCGAGCTGACCGACAGTGGGGCGGCGTTGCTCGATGCGATGATTCCCTGTGCGCGGCAGATCAGTGAGCTGAGCATGGGGTGTCTGAATGCGGCTGAGCGGGTGGCGATTTTATTTTTATTGCGCAAGATGATTGATGGGGATGAGGGGGGTGCGGGCTGA
- a CDS encoding MFS transporter has product MPIANATTVHAEVDQGTQALYRRITWRLIPFLCFCYLAAYLDRINVGFAKLQMLEDLQFSTAAYGLGAGLFFVGYIIFEVPSNLILQRVGAKLWIARIMITWGLLSACTMFVTSTTQFYILRFLLGAAEAGFLPGVLFYLTMWYPTYRRGRIIALFMIGLPLSSVIGGPISGWIMGHFDQVHGLHGWQWLFLLEAIPSVLLGILTFWALPNNFQQAKWLSDDDKAQLAADLAADDAEGKGSKHSFRDGFFNLKVWMLGGIDFSILLSAYAMGFWMPTFIRDAGVSDTFHIGLLTAIPSLAALLGMLMIGASSDRHRERRWHIIVPFIIGAIAMASSTLFSQNLVMTVLLFAIASAAIIGAVPVFFSLPATFLKGTAAATGFALACSLANIAGLVSNSLMGMVTDLTGTSHAALWVFALCLLLSCFLVIALPAKLVNR; this is encoded by the coding sequence ATGCCAATTGCGAATGCAACCACGGTCCACGCTGAAGTCGACCAGGGTACTCAAGCGCTTTACCGCAGGATCACCTGGAGGCTCATCCCCTTCCTGTGCTTCTGCTACCTCGCAGCCTATCTGGACCGCATCAACGTCGGCTTCGCCAAGCTGCAAATGCTCGAAGACCTGCAGTTCAGCACCGCAGCCTATGGCCTGGGTGCGGGGCTGTTCTTCGTCGGCTATATCATTTTCGAAGTGCCGAGCAACCTGATCCTGCAGCGGGTCGGCGCCAAGCTGTGGATCGCCCGCATCATGATCACCTGGGGCCTGCTCTCGGCCTGCACCATGTTCGTCACCAGCACCACGCAATTCTACATCCTGCGCTTTCTGCTCGGCGCGGCCGAAGCGGGCTTTCTGCCAGGGGTGCTGTTCTACCTGACCATGTGGTACCCGACCTACCGCCGCGGGCGGATCATTGCCCTGTTCATGATCGGCCTGCCGCTGTCGAGCGTGATCGGCGGGCCGATCTCTGGCTGGATCATGGGCCACTTCGATCAGGTCCACGGCCTGCATGGCTGGCAGTGGCTGTTCTTGCTCGAGGCCATCCCCAGCGTGCTGCTGGGCATCCTGACGTTCTGGGCGTTGCCGAACAACTTCCAGCAGGCCAAGTGGTTGTCGGATGACGACAAGGCGCAGCTGGCAGCGGACCTTGCTGCCGATGATGCCGAGGGCAAGGGCAGCAAGCACAGCTTCCGCGATGGCTTCTTCAACCTGAAGGTGTGGATGCTTGGCGGCATCGACTTCTCGATCCTGCTCAGCGCCTATGCCATGGGGTTCTGGATGCCGACCTTCATCCGCGATGCCGGCGTCAGCGACACCTTCCACATTGGCCTGCTCACGGCGATCCCGAGCCTGGCCGCGCTGCTTGGCATGCTGATGATCGGGGCCAGCTCCGACCGCCATCGCGAACGCCGCTGGCACATCATCGTGCCCTTCATCATCGGCGCGATCGCCATGGCCAGCAGCACCCTGTTCAGCCAGAACCTGGTGATGACCGTACTGCTGTTCGCCATCGCCTCGGCGGCGATCATCGGTGCCGTGCCGGTGTTCTTCAGCCTGCCGGCGACCTTCCTCAAGGGCACGGCGGCAGCCACCGGTTTCGCCCTCGCCTGTTCACTGGCCAATATCGCAGGCTTGGTGAGCAACTCGCTGATGGGCATGGTCACCGACCTGACCGGCACCTCCCATGCGGCGCTGTGGGTGTTCGCCCTGTGCCTGCTGCTCAGCTGCTTTTTGGTGATCGCCCTGCCGGCGAAGCTGGTCAACCGCTAA
- a CDS encoding 2,5-dihydroxypyridine 5,6-dioxygenase — protein sequence MPVSNAELTQMFEHVLKLSRVDETQSVAVLKSHYSDPRTVNAAMEAAQRLKAKVYAVELPSFNHPTAMGNDMTAYCGDTALTGNLAAQRALEAADLIVDTMMLLHSPEQEQILKTGTRILLAVEPPEVLARMLPSEDDKRRVLAAETLLKQARSLHVRSKAGSDFHAPLGQYPAVTEYGYADEPGRWDHWPSGFLFTWPNEDSAEGTLVLDVGDIILPFKNYCRERITLEIEKGFITGIHGGFEAEYLRDYMKYFNDPEVYGISHIGWGLQPRAQWTAMGLHDRNDGMCMDARAFYGNFLFSTGPNTEVGGKRKTPCHLDIPLRNCDIYLDDLAVVLAGDVVAPEQSKAR from the coding sequence ATGCCGGTTAGCAATGCAGAACTGACCCAGATGTTCGAACACGTGCTCAAGCTGTCCCGTGTGGATGAAACGCAGAGCGTCGCCGTGCTCAAAAGCCACTATTCCGACCCGCGTACGGTGAACGCGGCAATGGAGGCCGCGCAGCGCCTCAAGGCCAAGGTGTATGCGGTTGAGCTGCCATCGTTTAATCACCCCACGGCGATGGGCAACGACATGACCGCCTACTGCGGCGACACCGCCCTGACCGGCAACCTGGCCGCGCAGCGGGCGCTGGAGGCTGCCGACCTGATCGTCGACACCATGATGCTGCTGCATTCCCCTGAGCAGGAGCAGATCCTCAAGACCGGCACGCGCATCCTGTTGGCGGTCGAGCCCCCGGAAGTCCTGGCGCGCATGCTGCCGAGCGAGGACGACAAGCGTCGCGTGCTGGCCGCTGAAACCCTGCTCAAACAGGCGCGCAGCCTGCATGTGCGTTCCAAGGCAGGCAGTGATTTCCATGCGCCGCTTGGCCAGTACCCGGCCGTCACTGAATACGGCTATGCCGATGAGCCAGGCCGTTGGGACCACTGGCCCAGTGGCTTTCTGTTTACCTGGCCGAACGAAGACAGCGCCGAGGGCACCCTGGTGCTGGATGTCGGCGACATCATCCTGCCGTTCAAGAACTACTGCCGCGAGCGCATTACCCTGGAGATCGAAAAGGGCTTCATCACCGGCATCCATGGCGGCTTCGAGGCCGAATACCTGCGTGACTACATGAAGTATTTCAACGACCCTGAGGTCTACGGCATCTCCCACATCGGTTGGGGCTTGCAGCCGCGTGCGCAGTGGACGGCGATGGGCCTGCACGACCGCAACGACGGCATGTGCATGGACGCTCGCGCGTTCTATGGCAACTTCCTGTTTTCCACAGGCCCCAACACCGAGGTCGGCGGCAAGCGCAAGACCCCGTGCCACCTGGATATACCGCTGCGCAATTGCGATATCTATCTGGACGACCTTGCTGTGGTCCTGGCCGGGGATGTGGTTGCGCCTGAGCAGTCCAAGGCGCGTTAG
- a CDS encoding (2Fe-2S)-binding protein — MQTTISLRINGQPVEVNAMADTPLLLILRNDLCLNGPKYGCGLGECGACTVIIDGVAARSCVIPLSGAANRDITTLEGLGSKAAPHPVQQAFIDEQAAQCGYCMNGMIMTAKALLDRIPDASDEQIRNELSGNLCRCGTHVEILRAVRRAAGRLA; from the coding sequence ATGCAAACAACCATCTCCCTGCGAATCAACGGTCAGCCCGTCGAAGTCAACGCCATGGCCGACACCCCCTTGCTGCTGATCCTGCGCAACGACCTGTGCCTGAACGGCCCCAAGTACGGCTGCGGCCTAGGCGAATGCGGAGCCTGCACGGTGATCATCGATGGCGTCGCCGCACGCTCTTGCGTGATCCCGCTGTCCGGCGCCGCCAACCGCGACATCACCACCCTCGAAGGGCTGGGCAGCAAGGCCGCGCCGCATCCGGTACAGCAGGCGTTCATCGATGAACAGGCGGCCCAATGCGGCTACTGCATGAACGGCATGATCATGACCGCCAAGGCCCTGCTTGACCGCATCCCCGATGCCAGCGACGAGCAGATCCGCAACGAGCTGTCCGGCAACCTCTGCCGTTGCGGCACCCACGTCGAAATCCTGCGCGCCGTGCGCCGCGCTGCCGGCCGCCTGGCCTGA
- the nicD gene encoding N-formylmaleamate deformylase — protein sequence MSSFIAGGNVSANGIRQHYLRYGGKGPALILVPGITSPAITWGFVAERLGQHFDTYVLDVRGRGLSASGPELDYGTDACAADIPAFAAALGLDRYHLVGHSMGARFAIRAAAQGAPGLQRLVLIDPPVSGPGRREYPSKLPWYVDSIRQATLGMSGDDMRAFCATWTDEQLALRAEWLHTCYEPAIVRAFNDFHEVDIHQDLPHVHQPALLMVAGRGGVIQPQDIAEIRELKPDIQVVQVENAGHMIPWDDLEGFFAAFADFLDHPLV from the coding sequence ATGAGCAGCTTTATCGCTGGCGGCAACGTCAGCGCCAACGGCATCCGCCAGCATTACCTGCGCTACGGTGGCAAGGGCCCAGCACTGATCCTGGTGCCGGGTATCACCAGCCCGGCGATCACCTGGGGCTTCGTCGCCGAGCGCCTGGGCCAGCACTTCGACACCTATGTGCTGGATGTACGGGGCCGCGGCCTGTCCGCAAGCGGGCCTGAACTGGACTACGGCACCGATGCCTGCGCGGCGGATATTCCGGCCTTCGCGGCGGCGCTGGGCCTGGACCGCTATCACCTGGTCGGCCACTCGATGGGCGCGCGCTTCGCCATCCGCGCCGCCGCCCAAGGCGCGCCTGGATTGCAGCGACTGGTGCTGATCGATCCGCCGGTGTCCGGCCCGGGCCGTCGCGAGTACCCCAGCAAGCTGCCCTGGTACGTCGACTCGATCCGCCAGGCCACGCTCGGCATGAGCGGCGACGACATGCGCGCGTTCTGCGCGACCTGGACCGACGAACAGCTGGCGCTGCGCGCCGAATGGCTGCACACCTGCTATGAGCCGGCGATCGTGCGCGCCTTCAACGATTTCCACGAAGTCGACATTCACCAGGACCTGCCCCACGTGCATCAGCCGGCGTTGCTGATGGTGGCCGGGCGCGGCGGTGTGATCCAGCCGCAGGACATCGCCGAAATCCGCGAGCTCAAGCCGGACATCCAGGTCGTCCAAGTGGAAAACGCCGGACACATGATTCCCTGGGATGACCTGGAAGGCTTCTTCGCTGCCTTCGCTGACTTCCTCGACCACCCTCTCGTCTGA
- a CDS encoding N-carbamoylsarcosine amidohydrolase, translated as MSDAQSASDNYQGVWGQRIGFGRKAALLMIDFMQGYTTPGAPLYAPGVVTAVEQAAGLLALARDCGTLVVHTNIRYQGPHFADGGVWVRKAPVMKDMVEGNPLAEFCEAVLPQADEVVLSKQYASAFFGTSLASLLHAQGIDTVVLAGCSTSGCIRASAVDALQHGFRTIVVRECVGDRHNDPHEANLFDIDSKYGDVISRQEAMTQLQRLAG; from the coding sequence ATGAGCGACGCACAAAGCGCCAGTGACAACTACCAGGGCGTATGGGGCCAGCGCATCGGTTTCGGGCGCAAGGCGGCCCTGCTGATGATCGACTTCATGCAGGGCTACACCACCCCCGGTGCGCCGCTCTACGCCCCTGGCGTGGTGACGGCTGTCGAGCAGGCCGCCGGCCTGCTGGCCCTGGCCCGTGACTGCGGTACGCTGGTGGTGCACACCAACATCCGCTACCAGGGCCCCCACTTCGCCGATGGCGGGGTGTGGGTGCGCAAGGCACCGGTGATGAAGGACATGGTCGAGGGCAACCCGCTGGCCGAGTTCTGTGAGGCGGTGCTGCCCCAGGCAGATGAAGTGGTGCTCAGCAAGCAGTACGCCAGCGCCTTTTTCGGCACCAGCCTGGCCTCGCTACTGCATGCCCAAGGCATCGACACCGTGGTACTGGCCGGCTGCTCGACCAGCGGCTGCATCCGCGCCAGTGCAGTCGATGCGCTGCAGCATGGTTTCAGAACCATCGTGGTGCGCGAGTGCGTCGGTGATCGGCACAACGATCCGCATGAAGCCAACTTGTTCGACATCGACAGCAAGTACGGCGATGTCATCAGCCGGCAGGAGGCCATGACTCAATTGCAGCGTCTGGCCGGCTGA
- a CDS encoding OprD family porin, which translates to MQGHTHQRLACTARLTGGCLAAALCAEATAEEAGFIEGAKATLQARNYFFSRDYADIKGSSTQSRTQEWAQGFILNTSSGYTQGTLGVGIDVTGLLGFKLDSSPEHAKSGLLPSLESGKSADNYSRLGAAIKFKLSQTELKVGELMPNLPVLLFSDLRLLPPTYQGAMLESREFAGLTLSAGQFRSTSLRDSSNSQKMYALVNDPINPARLARFTSDRFNYVGADYTFNDNRTSVGVWQAQLEDIYQQRFYSFKHAEPLGDWTMGVNAGYFDAREDGRQIAGKYDNHALFSLFSAKTGGHTFYVGYQQIGGDDGFIQVGANTNPMGNTLPTYEFSAPGERSWQVRHDYNFVALGIPGLTSTLRYVQGRDVETGLGFEGRDRERDLDLAYVVQSGPLAGLGVRLRNVMARSNYRTDIDENRLILSYTVKLF; encoded by the coding sequence ATGCAAGGTCACACCCATCAACGCTTAGCCTGCACCGCACGCCTGACTGGCGGTTGTCTTGCCGCCGCCCTGTGCGCCGAAGCGACGGCCGAAGAAGCCGGCTTCATCGAAGGCGCCAAGGCCACGCTACAAGCACGCAATTATTTCTTCAGCCGCGACTATGCCGATATCAAAGGCAGCAGCACCCAGTCGCGCACCCAGGAGTGGGCTCAAGGCTTTATCCTCAATACCAGCTCCGGCTACACCCAGGGCACCCTGGGCGTCGGCATCGACGTCACTGGCCTACTCGGCTTCAAACTCGACAGCAGCCCTGAGCACGCCAAGTCCGGGCTCTTGCCCAGCCTTGAAAGCGGCAAGTCTGCCGACAACTACAGCCGCCTGGGCGCGGCGATCAAGTTCAAGCTATCGCAGACCGAGCTCAAAGTCGGTGAGCTAATGCCCAACCTGCCGGTGCTGCTGTTCAGCGACCTGCGCCTGCTGCCGCCGACCTACCAAGGCGCGATGCTCGAGTCACGCGAGTTCGCCGGGCTGACCTTGAGCGCCGGGCAGTTCCGCTCGACCAGCCTGCGCGACTCTTCCAACAGCCAGAAGATGTATGCGCTGGTCAACGATCCGATCAATCCGGCACGTCTGGCACGGTTTACCAGTGACCGCTTCAACTACGTCGGCGCCGACTATACCTTCAACGACAACCGCACCAGCGTCGGCGTGTGGCAGGCGCAACTGGAGGATATCTATCAACAGCGCTTCTACAGCTTCAAGCACGCCGAGCCGCTGGGTGACTGGACAATGGGGGTTAATGCCGGCTACTTCGATGCCCGCGAGGATGGCCGCCAGATCGCTGGCAAGTACGACAACCATGCGCTGTTCAGCCTGTTCTCGGCCAAGACCGGCGGGCATACCTTCTACGTCGGCTATCAGCAGATCGGCGGAGACGACGGCTTCATCCAGGTCGGCGCCAACACCAACCCGATGGGCAACACCCTGCCCACCTACGAGTTCTCGGCGCCGGGAGAGCGCTCATGGCAGGTGCGCCATGACTACAACTTCGTCGCATTGGGGATTCCGGGGCTGACTTCGACCCTGCGCTATGTCCAAGGGCGTGATGTAGAGACTGGGCTGGGCTTCGAGGGGCGTGACCGTGAGCGCGACCTGGACCTGGCCTATGTGGTCCAGAGCGGGCCGTTGGCCGGGCTGGGGGTGCGGCTACGCAACGTTATGGCACGTTCGAACTACCGCACGGATATCGATGAGAACCGGTTGATTCTGAGTTATACGGTCAAGCTGTTCTGA